CATCGAGGAAAAAGTAGCGACCTACCTGCCCGAGCTGGCGCGCACCAACAAGCGCGACATGACCGTGCGCGACGTGCTGCTGCACCAGGCCGGCCTCAAGCCGGGCATCCCGACCTGGGAGCGCACCATGCGCGACGGCCAGCTCAAGCCCACGTTCTACGCCAGTATTCGGTCCGACGACTTCCCTAACGAAGTAGCGCCCGGCGAGTATAGCACCAAAGCCGCCGACGACTCGGTATGGGCCTGGACCATGCGCTCGGGCCTGTTGCCTAAAATCAAAGGCAAATACCCCACGGAGTATTCCGACCTCAGCTTTATTGTGATGAAGCGGGTGTGCGAGAAGATTCTGAAGCAGCCCATCGAGAATTTCCTGCAGGACAATTTCTACCGGCCGCTGGGCCTGGGCAGCATGACCTACAACCCCCTGCAGCGCTTTCCCAAAAGCTGCATCGCGCCCACCGAGAAAGACACCTACTACCGCCGCGAGCAACTGCAGGGCACCGTGCACGACCAAACCGCGGCCTTGGTGGGCGGCGTGGGCGGCCACGCCGGCCTTTTCGCCACCGCCAACGACCTGGCCGTGCTGATGCAGATGAACCTGCAAAACGGCAACTACGGCGGCACCCGCTACTTCCAGAACCCGGTGGTTTCGGAATTTGCGCGCCCGCAGAACGGCGGCCGGCGCGGCCTGGGCTGGGACCACGGCGACCCTAGCAAGCCCGAAGGCCCCACCAGCAACCTCGCGCCGGCCAGCACCTTCGGCCACACCGGCTTCACGGGCACCTGTGTGTGGATGGACCCCGATAACGACATCCTCTACGTCTTCCTCTCCAACCGCGTGTACCCCGACGCCGGCAACAACAAGCTGCGCCAGTACAACATCCGCACGCGCATTCAGGAGGTGATATACAAGGCGTTGGCGGCAGAGAATGCCAAGAAGCTGGCTTCCGCCAACTTAGAGCAGAAGTAACCTCTCCCACAGCACAAAAGCGCGAGGGCGTGGCGGCAAAGCCACGCCCTCGCGCTTCTTATTTGATGATGAAGTCCATCATCAGGTTGTAACTGGTGGTGAAGGCCGTTTGCTGGGTTTCGCGCCAACGCTGGTACATGATGCCGATGTCCCAATCCAGCTTATGTTCGGCAAAGCTGCGGCGATAATACAGGGAAGCACGGTTTTCCGTGAATTTATATGGGCTCCACTGGTGCCCCAGCTCTTTGGCGGTGCCGGCGCTGTAGTCGTCGGTAGCCGTCAGCACTTCGTCGTTGAGGATAATCCAGTGGCGGTGGCTTTGGTCGATGGGGATTTTGAAATTCACCATATCCCGCACCCGCAATTCAAACGGCGTAGGCCAGCGGCCAAAATCGGGGGTAAAGTAAAAGCGGTAGTCAACGCGCAGCGTATTGGTGAAGAACACCTTGCCAAACTTCGTGTCGTAATAGAGCTTTTGAAACGGCCGCAACTCGTTGCGGAATGCATTGGTGGGGCTGGCCTCGTAAGGCTCGTCCTCCTGATAGGAATTGCGCCGCCAATATCCCGCCGAAACGGCTGTGCGCCAGTGCGGGCTCATGCGGTAGATGAAATCCTGCGTGACCACAAACAGACCCTGGCGCTTCACCGGATTCAGGTCGCCGGTGGGGTCGCTGTGCCGGCCGAAACCGACGTCCGTCACCCAGGTCCAGCGCTCGGGAATCTCTTTATCAACGCCCAAAGCCACCCAACTGGTGAGCTTGCCGCCCTGGGCCTTGGCGCCAATCTGCGCGGCCGCGTGGCCAGGCACAAGCCCGAGGCCGATGACCAAACACCCGGCTGGAAGCCCGGAAATCCGCCACCATCGGGGAATGAAATGGCCTGCTTGAGAGCAGGTTTGGGCAAGAATATTCGGTTTAACCAAGCATATCTTCATTACGTAACGTTTTCACTTTCACCTATTCTGCCCGACGTCATTCTCCTGCTGCCAGGAAAAAAAGCCGATGCGCGCAAGGTAGAAGGAGAAAGATGGCGTTTTCATTAACATCTCGGCGGGAAGGCGGTTAGGCAGAACGCGCGGCTCATTTTCGCGTTAGCTTCCCTATGAACATCGGAATCGTCTGTTATCCCACCTTTGGCGGCTCGGGCGTGGTGGCCACGGAACTGGGCAAAGCCCTGGCCCAGCGCGGGCACCGCGTTCACTTCATCACCTACAGCCAGCCGGTGCGGCTCGACTTCTTCAACGAGAACCTCTTCTACCACGAGGTGTATGTGCCGGCCTACCCGCTGTTCCAGTTTCCGCCCTACGAGCTGGCCCTGACCAGCAAAATGGTTGATATTGTGCAGAATGAGAAGCTCGACGTGCTGCACGTGCACTACGCCATTCCGCACGCCTCGGCCGCCTTTATGGCCAAGCAGATTCTGCGCTCGCGCGGCATCAACATTCCGGTGGTGACCACCCTGCACGGCACCGATATCACGCTGGTGGGCAAAGATTCCAGCTTTGAGCCGGTGGTGACGTTCAGCATCAACCAGAGCGACGGCGTGACTTCCGTGTCGGATGACCTGCGGCGCGAGACCTACGAGTATTTCGCCGTAGAAAAGGACATCACCGTCATCCCCAACTTTATCGACCTGCACCGCTTCAAAAAGCAGGAAAAAAGCCATTTCCGGGCCGCCATCGCGCCCGAGGGCGAAAAGCTGCTCATCCACACCAGCAACTTCCGCACCGTGAAGCGGGTGGAAGACGTGCTGCGCATTTTTGTGGGCGTGCGGGAGCAGATTCCGGCCAAGCTGCTGCTGGTGGGCGACGGCCCCGACCGCAACCGCATGGAAAAGCTGGCCCGCGACCTCGACGTGCACCGTGACCTGCGTTTCCTGGGTAAGCTTGAAGCCGTGGAGGAGGTGCTCAGCGTGGGCGACCTGTTTCTGATGCCCTCCGAAAACGAAAGCTTTGGCCTCGCCGCCCTCGAAGCCATGGCCTGCGAAGTGCCCGTGGTGAGCACCAACGCCGGCGGCATTCCCGAGCTGAACGTGCACGGCGTAACGGGCATGATTAGCGACATCGGCGACGTGCCCGACATGGTAAAAAACGCCCTCTACGTGCTGGCTGACGAGAACCTGCCGCGTTTCAAAGCTGCCGCAAGAGCAAGAGCCGAGGAATTTGCCGTGGAGAACATTGTGCCGCGCTATGAGGAGTGCTACCAGCGCGCCATTGAGGCCGTGAGCGCGGCAGTGTAGCAAACGTCTGCCTCGTCGGTCATCGCGAGCGCTAGAACAAACTCGCCGCCTCGTTCTTCACCACCGCAATGGCTTGGGCCGTGGGCTCGGCGCCATCCATCATCAGGCCTTCCAGAATGCGTTTGGCCAGCTCGGTGCCGCGGGCCTGGGCGGGATTCTGGATGCCGTGAAATGCGCGGTTTACCATGGTGAGCACGTTTTCCTTGGCTTCCTTCACCAGCGTCCAGGCATCGGCCGAGATGTAGAGCTGCTGCGAGAGGTTGTGCTCATACTCGGCCCGGATTTCCTGCTGCAGCAGGCGGTGAAACTCCGGCGCGGTGGAGCCGGCGCTGCTCAGCCGCACCAGAATGTTGTTGGGCGAAATGCGCTCCAGAAACAGAATGGCCCGCTCATAAGCCTGCAGGCGCAGCGGCAGCGTGGTTTTGTTGCTTTCGAGGCGCAGCTCAATCAGGCGGCGCTGCTGCTCTTTCTCCAGAAACTCCTTGAAGAGAAAATAGATGGCGCCGGCCACGATGAGGGCGGGCAGAATAATCTTGAGTAGGTCGTAGAAATAGGTGGTCGAATCCATAATTTTAAATACTTAGCCCGTCATGCAGAGCGCAGCGAAGCATCTTGCCTGCTACTACTAATGCATAACGAACCAACGAAGCAGTAAAGATGCTTCGCTGCGCTCTGCATGACGGGCTGATTGCACGTTGGGCCGCAAACTTACGCCGTGAACCGCCGGCCCCCAACTGCTGTTTACCCCCCGAAGCAGGCGCGTACCACTACGCCCGACTGCCGTATCTTTGCTATCCACCTCTCTTTAAATCGACTTTCGCATGGCTGCTGTTGCCACCCTCGCCCCCATTAGCCTCACCGACCGCGCCTTGGTCGAAGTGAAAAACATCATTCAGGAAAAGAACGTCCCGGCCGACTATGGCCTGCGCATTGGTGTGCAGGGCGGCGGCTGCTCGGGCATGAGCTACCTGCTGGGCTTCGACAAAGCCAAAGATGCCGACGAAACCTACGACCTCGACGGCCTCAAGCTCATCATGGATAAAAAGCACGCCATGTACGTGTTGGGTATGGAAGTCGACTTCCAGGACGGCCTCAACGCCCGCGGCTTCGTCTTCAACAACCCCCAGGCCAAGAGCACCTGCGGCTGCGGCTCGTCGTTCTCGGCGTAAGCATTTCGACTTTTTA
This DNA window, taken from Hymenobacter sp. 5317J-9, encodes the following:
- a CDS encoding DUF2490 domain-containing protein codes for the protein MVIGLGLVPGHAAAQIGAKAQGGKLTSWVALGVDKEIPERWTWVTDVGFGRHSDPTGDLNPVKRQGLFVVTQDFIYRMSPHWRTAVSAGYWRRNSYQEDEPYEASPTNAFRNELRPFQKLYYDTKFGKVFFTNTLRVDYRFYFTPDFGRWPTPFELRVRDMVNFKIPIDQSHRHWIILNDEVLTATDDYSAGTAKELGHQWSPYKFTENRASLYYRRSFAEHKLDWDIGIMYQRWRETQQTAFTTSYNLMMDFIIK
- the bshA gene encoding N-acetyl-alpha-D-glucosaminyl L-malate synthase BshA — its product is MNIGIVCYPTFGGSGVVATELGKALAQRGHRVHFITYSQPVRLDFFNENLFYHEVYVPAYPLFQFPPYELALTSKMVDIVQNEKLDVLHVHYAIPHASAAFMAKQILRSRGINIPVVTTLHGTDITLVGKDSSFEPVVTFSINQSDGVTSVSDDLRRETYEYFAVEKDITVIPNFIDLHRFKKQEKSHFRAAIAPEGEKLLIHTSNFRTVKRVEDVLRIFVGVREQIPAKLLLVGDGPDRNRMEKLARDLDVHRDLRFLGKLEAVEEVLSVGDLFLMPSENESFGLAALEAMACEVPVVSTNAGGIPELNVHGVTGMISDIGDVPDMVKNALYVLADENLPRFKAAARARAEEFAVENIVPRYEECYQRAIEAVSAAV
- a CDS encoding iron-sulfur cluster assembly accessory protein; the protein is MAAVATLAPISLTDRALVEVKNIIQEKNVPADYGLRIGVQGGGCSGMSYLLGFDKAKDADETYDLDGLKLIMDKKHAMYVLGMEVDFQDGLNARGFVFNNPQAKSTCGCGSSFSA